The genome window GTCCTTCGCACTTGTAGTTGATGTCGATAATGACGTGGTCGCGGGTGATCAACATGACCCGGCCGACAAGAACATCGCCCGGGCGTGGAGCCTTCAGGCTTTCTTCCATCAGCGACTCAAAATCATTTTCTCCTCCGAGCTTATCGGACAAAACTTTCTCCATTTAGTGGAACCTTCCGAGGAACGTCGAGGCTGCTGCGAAACTTACAACCGGGTTAGTTGCGTTTCAACCCCTTGCCGGCGTGGCCTCCCGCGACGATTCGCGATTTCATCTCATTAACCACTTGATCCGCATCAAGATTGGTGGTGTCGATCAGCACTGCGTCATCCGCGCGTTTGAGCGGAGCCAGCGCACGCCCGCGATCGCGAACGTCACGTTCCCGTAACTGCTCCAAGACCTCATTGAAACTGGTGGACGCCTGTTTTGCCGCCAGCTCCGCGTAGCGACGCCGTGCGCGGACCTCGACGTCGGCATCCAGAAAGAACTTGAACTCCGCGTCGGGAAAGACCGCGGTTCCGATGTCCCTTCCCTCCATCACGACCCCGCCGTGTTCTCCCAGGCGGCGCTGCAGATCGCGCATGTGAGTACGCACCGCCGCGAAGGTCGAGAGACGCGACGCTAGATCGCTGATCGCGGGCGCCCCGATTTCTCGCGAAACGTCTCGACCATTGAGCATGATTCGTTCACCTTCGAACCGGATTTGAGCGCGATCTAGCAGCCGCTTGAGTCGCGCCTCCAGGTCATCCGACTGCAGGTCGAGTTTAGTCTCCACCGCCTTGATCGCCGCTGCCCGGTACATCGCCCCGGTGCTCAAGTAAACGAACCCCAGAGCGTGCGCCAACCCGCGCGCCGCCGTCGATTTTCCTGCGCTTCCCGGCCCGTCAATCGCGATTACCGGTCGCGGGCGCGTCACTTGACCTTGGCGCGCATCCGGCGCCCTCGCTCAAACAGGGTCTCGAGCGTGTCGATGTCGCCCGCGTTGATGGTCCGCTCGAACTCGGCGAAGGTCGCAGCGAACCGTTGCATCGCGGACCTGAGCGCATCGCGATTAGTCACAAAAATGTCCCGCCACATCTCCCACGATGAGCCGGCCAGCCGCG of Candidatus Binataceae bacterium contains these proteins:
- the cmk gene encoding (d)CMP kinase produces the protein MTRPRPVIAIDGPGSAGKSTAARGLAHALGFVYLSTGAMYRAAAIKAVETKLDLQSDDLEARLKRLLDRAQIRFEGERIMLNGRDVSREIGAPAISDLASRLSTFAAVRTHMRDLQRRLGEHGGVVMEGRDIGTAVFPDAEFKFFLDADVEVRARRRYAELAAKQASTSFNEVLEQLRERDVRDRGRALAPLKRADDAVLIDTTNLDADQVVNEMKSRIVAGGHAGKGLKRN